In Notamacropus eugenii isolate mMacEug1 chromosome 1, mMacEug1.pri_v2, whole genome shotgun sequence, one genomic interval encodes:
- the CYP1A2 gene encoding cytochrome P450 1A2 isoform X2, with product MAVGLLASISISELLLAFVVFFLVFWIIEFYPQRVPKGLKRPPGPWTWPLIGNILTLGKNPHLALAQLREKYGDVMQIQIGSTPVLVLSGLETIRQALVKQGDDFKGRPDLYSSSLITDGYSMTFSPDSGKVWASRRKLAQNALNTFSISASPSSSSCYLEEHVKKEAECLIQKFQELMDRVGRFDPYSLVLVSVANVIGAMCFGQCRAHENQEMMRIINESHEFTESATSGNPVDFIPILRYFPNTKMQKFKAFNQRFLKFMQKTVQEHYKDFDQNNIKDITGALFKHSQDKTQGITNTSIPEGLITNLINDIFGAGFDTVTTVISWSLMYLVTKPEVQKKIQEELDTVIGRARRPLLSDRPQLPYLEAFILEIFRETSFVPLTIPHRKIWGDPSVFRPERFLSADGTINKALSEKVLLFGLGKRRCIGEMIARWEVFLFLATLLHQMEFSVPSGVKIDLTPRYGLTMKHARCEYFQARLRFSRND from the exons ATGGCAGTGGGCCTGTTGGCTTCCATCTCTATTTCAGAGCTTCTCTTggcctttgttgtcttcttcctgGTCTTCTGGATCATTGAATTTTACCCTCAAAGGGTACCCAAGGGACTCAAGAGACCCCCAGGGCCCTGGACTTGGCCTCTGATTGGCAACATATTGACTTTGGGGAAGAATCCTCACTTGGCCTTGGCCCAACTGAGGGAGAAGTATGGAGATGTGATGCAGATTCAGATTGGCTCAACCCCAGTACTTGTGCTGAGTGGCCTGGAAACCATCAGACAGGCCCTGGTGAAGCAGGGGGATGACTTCAAGGGCAGACCTGACCTCTACAGCTCCTCCCTTATTACAGATGGTTATAGTATGACTTTCAGCCCTGACTCAGGGAAAGTATGGGCAAGTCGAAGGAAGCTGGCACAGAATGCTCTCAATACCTTCTCCATATCTGCctctccatcctcttcctcctgtTACCTGGAGGAGCATGTGAAGAAGGAGGCTGAATGCTTGATCCAGAAATTCCAGGAGCTGATGGATAGGGTAGGGCGCTTTGACCCCTATAGTCTTGTGTTGGTATCTGTGGCCAATGTCATAGGTGCCATGTGCTTTGGTCAATGCCGTGCCCATGAGAACCAAGAAATGATGAGAATCATCAATGAGAGTCATGAGTTTACTGAGAGTGCCACCTCAGGCAACCCAGTTGACTTCATCCCCATCCTCCGCTACTTCCCAAACACCAAAATGCAGAAGTTCAAAGCTTTCAACCAGAGGTTCTTAAAATTCATGCAGAAAACCGTCCAGGAGCACTACAAGGACTTTGATCAG AATAATATTAAAGACATCACTGGTGCTCTGTTCAAACACAGCCAGGATAAGACTCAGGGGATCACCAACACCAGTATACCAGAAGGGCTGATCACCAATCTTATCAATGACATCTTTGGGGCTG GCTTTGATACGGTCACCACGGTCATTTCCTGGAGCCTCATGTACCTTGTGACTAAGCCTGAGGTCCAGAAGAAGATCCAGGAGGAGCTGG ATACCGTGATTGGCAGAGCAAGAAGGCCCCTGCTCTCAGACAGACCTCAGCTGCCTTACCTGGAGGCCTTTATCCTGGAGATCTTCAGGGAAACCTCCTTTGTCCCTTTGACCATCCCCCACAG GAAAATATGGGGGGACCCATCAGTGTTCCGGCCAGAGAGATTCCTTAGTGCAGATGGCACCATCAACAAGGCCCTGAGTGAGAAGGTGCTTTTGTTTGGCCTGGGGAAGAGGCGATGCATTGGGGAGATGATTGCCAGGTGGGAAGTCTTCCTCTTCCTGGCCACCCTGCTGCATCAGATGGAGTTCAGTGTCCCCTCTGGAGTGAAGATAGATTTGACCCCAAGGTATGGGTTGACCATGAAGCATGCTCGCTGTGAGTACTTCCAGGCCAGACTGCGCTTCTCCAGGAATGACTGA
- the CYP1A2 gene encoding cytochrome P450 1A2 isoform X1, with protein MAVGLLASISISELLLAFVVFFLVFWIIEFYPQRVPKGLKRPPGPWTWPLIGNILTLGKNPHLALAQLREKYGDVMQIQIGSTPVLVLSGLETIRQALVKQGDDFKGRPDLYSSSLITDGYSMTFSPDSGKVWASRRKLAQNALNTFSISASPSSSSCYLEEHVKKEAECLIQKFQELMDRVGRFDPYSLVLVSVANVIGAMCFGQCRAHENQEMMRIINESHEFTESATSGNPVDFIPILRYFPNTKMQKFKAFNQRFLKFMQKTVQEHYKDFDQNNIKDITGALFKHSQDKTQGITNTSIPEGLITNLINDIFGAGFDTVTTVISWSLMYLVTKPEVQKKIQEELDTVIGRARRPLLSDRPQLPYLEAFILEIFRETSFVPLTIPHSTTRATTLNNFYIPKGICVFVNQWQVNHDQKIWGDPSVFRPERFLSADGTINKALSEKVLLFGLGKRRCIGEMIARWEVFLFLATLLHQMEFSVPSGVKIDLTPRYGLTMKHARCEYFQARLRFSRND; from the exons ATGGCAGTGGGCCTGTTGGCTTCCATCTCTATTTCAGAGCTTCTCTTggcctttgttgtcttcttcctgGTCTTCTGGATCATTGAATTTTACCCTCAAAGGGTACCCAAGGGACTCAAGAGACCCCCAGGGCCCTGGACTTGGCCTCTGATTGGCAACATATTGACTTTGGGGAAGAATCCTCACTTGGCCTTGGCCCAACTGAGGGAGAAGTATGGAGATGTGATGCAGATTCAGATTGGCTCAACCCCAGTACTTGTGCTGAGTGGCCTGGAAACCATCAGACAGGCCCTGGTGAAGCAGGGGGATGACTTCAAGGGCAGACCTGACCTCTACAGCTCCTCCCTTATTACAGATGGTTATAGTATGACTTTCAGCCCTGACTCAGGGAAAGTATGGGCAAGTCGAAGGAAGCTGGCACAGAATGCTCTCAATACCTTCTCCATATCTGCctctccatcctcttcctcctgtTACCTGGAGGAGCATGTGAAGAAGGAGGCTGAATGCTTGATCCAGAAATTCCAGGAGCTGATGGATAGGGTAGGGCGCTTTGACCCCTATAGTCTTGTGTTGGTATCTGTGGCCAATGTCATAGGTGCCATGTGCTTTGGTCAATGCCGTGCCCATGAGAACCAAGAAATGATGAGAATCATCAATGAGAGTCATGAGTTTACTGAGAGTGCCACCTCAGGCAACCCAGTTGACTTCATCCCCATCCTCCGCTACTTCCCAAACACCAAAATGCAGAAGTTCAAAGCTTTCAACCAGAGGTTCTTAAAATTCATGCAGAAAACCGTCCAGGAGCACTACAAGGACTTTGATCAG AATAATATTAAAGACATCACTGGTGCTCTGTTCAAACACAGCCAGGATAAGACTCAGGGGATCACCAACACCAGTATACCAGAAGGGCTGATCACCAATCTTATCAATGACATCTTTGGGGCTG GCTTTGATACGGTCACCACGGTCATTTCCTGGAGCCTCATGTACCTTGTGACTAAGCCTGAGGTCCAGAAGAAGATCCAGGAGGAGCTGG ATACCGTGATTGGCAGAGCAAGAAGGCCCCTGCTCTCAGACAGACCTCAGCTGCCTTACCTGGAGGCCTTTATCCTGGAGATCTTCAGGGAAACCTCCTTTGTCCCTTTGACCATCCCCCACAG CACAACAAGAGCGACCACCCTAAACAATTTCTACATCCCCAAGGGGATCTGCGTTTTTGTGAACCAGTGGCAAGTTAACCATGACCA GAAAATATGGGGGGACCCATCAGTGTTCCGGCCAGAGAGATTCCTTAGTGCAGATGGCACCATCAACAAGGCCCTGAGTGAGAAGGTGCTTTTGTTTGGCCTGGGGAAGAGGCGATGCATTGGGGAGATGATTGCCAGGTGGGAAGTCTTCCTCTTCCTGGCCACCCTGCTGCATCAGATGGAGTTCAGTGTCCCCTCTGGAGTGAAGATAGATTTGACCCCAAGGTATGGGTTGACCATGAAGCATGCTCGCTGTGAGTACTTCCAGGCCAGACTGCGCTTCTCCAGGAATGACTGA